Genomic DNA from Candidatus Hydrogenedentota bacterium:
TTTTCCGGCAAGGAATACGGCCTCGTCGGATGCGAGGCAGGCGGCCGCATAGCTCTGCGCGGCGCGGATGTGTTCCGGGCACAGTTCGGGATAGGCTTCGAACAATTCTTCGGCGGACCAGCCGTCGCCAAGGCGTTCGAGGATCAATTCGACGGTCAGGCGGGTTCCCTTTATAACGGGCTTGCCCAACATAACCTCTGGCCGCTGTTCAATGTATTCTTGCCAATTCATGCATCCAACCTCTTTGCAGTAAGAATACCAGACGATACGCGGTCCAGAAAAGGCGGCGCAATCCGTCTGTGACCCGATTGCGGGGGAGCCTCCCCGTGTCCGGGGAAATCCGGGCCATCAAGACGGGCCGGACACCCCGGCCGTTACGGGGCCGCCTGTATTGAGCCTTGCCTTTGCCCGTTGCTGCGAAGCGCATTTTCCCGCCGGCTGAATAAAACAAAAACATCATGCGTCCTGTAGTACGAAAGGTGCGGAGGCCGGGGAAAGAGGCCTGGCGCTCAGAAAACGGCCCCCGGACATTTGGAGGGTACTACCATGCAAAACGATAACGCTCTACGTGTGTCCGTGCTCGTTCTAACCGTCATTGCCGCCGCCTGCGTTCCCGCCGCGGCTTCGGGCGCGGCGCGCCCGGTGGTCCTGGACGTGGGCGCGCCGTGTGGCTCGCGGGCGCCGCTCCTCGCGCAGGCGTCTTGCGGCGGCGGTGACAGGGTGTTCCTGGACTTCACGCCGTTCCCGGACGGCGAAGCCATCAGCGGCGGCATCGCGCTCGAAAGCGCGTGCGGCGCCGACCGCAACCCGTATTACCGGGAAAGCCTGCGGCTGCTGAACGACAACAGCTATCTCGAGGCGTCCTTCGAGGTGCGCGGCATGCCTCGCGACGCCGCTCTGACGTTGCGGCACCTGTCCTCGGCCTCAAGCGAGGCTTACAACGGAGGCTGGTCGCCCGTGAGCGTTTACGTCAACGGCGGCGCCGTCGTGCGCGACCATTCACCGGACGAACACGGCATGATGGAGGAAACGTGGGACCTCGGCGAACTGCTCCAACCCGGCCGCAACACCATCCGCATCCAGGCGGAAGACCTTCAGACACACTACTGGGTGCAGCGGATCGAAGTAGCCTGGCGCGGCGGTCCGATGGGCCCCGGCCCCGGGCACGGGCCCGGCCCCGGACATGGGCCCGGCCCCGGACACGGACACGGGCCCAGACCGGACGGCGGCCAAGGCCCGCGCAGCCTGTACATCGATTTCTCGGGCGTTCCGGACGGACCGGCGGAGGCGCGCGGAATGGACCTCACCGCCGCCGAGGGCGTGGACGAAAACCCGTACTACAAGCAAAGCCTGCGCCTGCTGGCCGACGGCAGCTACGTGGAAGTGGTTTTTGACGCAGCCTATTCAGGCGAGTACCGCGAACTGCTGCTGCGCCATCTGTCTTCGGCTGCGAGCGAGGCTTACAACGGCGGCTGGTCGCCCGTGAACGTTTACGTGAACGGCTACGCCGTGGCATCGGACCATTCGCCCGATTCGCACGGCTTCATCGACGAAGCCTGGGACATCAGCGGCATAGTCCAACAAGGCCGCAACGTGGTGCGCATCGAGGCGGGGGACCTGCAGACCCATTACTGGGTGCAGCGGGTCGAGGTAGGGAGGTAATCGGCAGGGCGCTTGTTCCCGACAGGGGCCGCGCGCCGCCCGCGTTTGCCGGTGCGCGGCCTTCCTTGTATACTTCGCCGCGGTCATGCTTCGCGGCTGGAAGAGCCGCGACGGGCGCGCTGTTTTGCGCGAGATGGGGTGCAGCGGTCTATGCGTTTTTTCGGATGCTACACGTTTGCGTGTCTGGGCCTGTGTCTTTTGTGCGGCGCGGCTTCCGCCGCGGAGCGCGGCAGCGGCGGCATGACGGCGCCGGCAAGTCCGGCCCCGCAGAAGTGGGCGGTTATCATCGGCGTCGGCAATTACGATGACGTGACCATCTCGGACCTGCCCAGCGCGGTCAACGATGCGCGCGCCCTGCGCGACCGGCTTGTCGCCATGGAACAGGGCTTTCCTGCCGCGAACGTTCTGTTGCTCACGGACGGCGAAGATGACATGCACGCGCCCACGCGCGAGAACATGATGAAGTTCCTTTCCAGCACGTTGTCCATGCCCGGCGAGGACGACACGGTGCTTGTCTACTTCGCTGGTCATGGCGTGATGGCCGACGACCAGCTGTACCTGCTGCTGCGCGACGCGACGACCGAAGACGTCGCCTTCAGCGGATTCGCATTTGCCGAACTCAAGGCGCTTCTGGAAAACGTGCCCGCCAAGAAGAAAATCCTGATACTGGACGCCTGCCACGCAGGCGCCGGGCGCGGTCTTGGAGACAAACTAAGCAAAGAGGCTCTCGCGGAGATCGAGAGCGCGTCCAGCGGCACGGTCACTCTCACTTCGTGCGGCGAGCAAGAGCAATCCTACGATATGTCCGAAACTGGCCACGGTGCGTTTACGTATTTTTTGCTCGAAGCCCTGACCGGCAAGGCCGATAAGGACGCGGACAACCTGATAAGCGCGCACGAAGCCGCTTATTACACCTGGGAGCAGACACGCCGTTGGGCCGCGGACCAGGGTTTCCAGCAGACCCCGCAACGCACGGAGAGCGTCTCCGGCGAAATCATTCTCGCCAGGCCGTACACCCCGGCCGCCGATGCTTCCTCCGCACGAATCGAGCAACCCACCCCGCAGCCGCCCTCGGCGATTGGCGTGCCGTTTCTTGAGGAATGGCCCGTGCTGCGCGGGGCGGCGGAGTGGTTGCGGCAGGTCCCGAGTGAAGCGTTGACCGCCGCGATAGCGGGGCTGGCTTTTCTTGGTTCCGCGACGGTCTGGGTGTGGCGTTCGCGTCGCCGCCGCGCGTTTGCGAAGGCTTACGGGGCCAGCGCGCCGTACGAAGAGGAAGTGTTGCCCCCGCCGCCCCCGCCGCCGCTGATGGAAGGGGGGCTTCAGGTAGTCGTGAACGTGCCTGAGGCGCGCGTGAAGATTAACGGCAAACTCGCGGGCGCAACGCGCTTGAAAGCTCCGCTATGCCTGCCGAACCTCGTTGCCGGCGAGTATCTGGTGGAAGTGGACGCGCCCGGGCGCCAGCCGCAGGCGCAGCGGGTGAACATCCCGCCAAAAACCTGGGTCAACGCGGGCTTTATCCTGCGGACGGTTGGGGATACGCCCAAGCCCTCCAAACGCGCGCCCAGGCGCAAGAAGCGCCGCCGCTGGCCCGGTTATGCCGCCGCGACGGTCGTCGCCCTGCTGCTCGGCGCCGCAGGGTACGTAGGCTGGAACGAGATGCAGCGGGCGCAAATCCAGTCGCGAGAACTGCCGCCGATGGACCTCGACGCCGAGCCGCGCACCGGCCTGACACGCACCCTGGACCTTGGAAACGGGGTAACGCTCGAACTGGCCGGCATTTCCGCGGGCAGGTTCGTGATGGGCAGCCCCGAAGACGAAGAACAGCGCGTCGTAGCCGAAACGCAGCATCAGGTAACCCTCACGGACAGCTTCTGGATGGGCAAATACGAGGTTACACAGGCGCAGTGGGAGCGCGTGATGGGGGCCAATCCGAGCTTCTTCAAGGGCGACCGCAAGCAGCCGGTTGAGACCGTGTCCTGGGAGGACTGCCAGGAGTTCTTGCGCAGGCTGAACGGCCGGGTCAGCGGCGCGTTTTTCCGCCTGCCCACGGAAGCGGAATGGGAATTCGCATGCCGGGCCGGCACTTCGACGCCTTTCCATTTCGGGGAGACGGTCTCGACGGACCAGGCCAACTACAACGGGCACGCCACCTACGGCAGGGGGCGCAAGGGCGAGTACCGGCGCAAGACGACGCCCGCGGGCGCCTTCCCGGCCAATGCCTGGGGCCTTTGCGACATGCACGGCAACGTGTGGGAGTGGTGCCAGGACTGGTACGGCGAATACCCGGAGTCTTCCGTGACGGATCCGCACGGCGCGCGCGGCGGCGAACA
This window encodes:
- a CDS encoding DUF433 domain-containing protein, with amino-acid sequence MNWQEYIEQRPEVMLGKPVIKGTRLTVELILERLGDGWSAEELFEAYPELCPEHIRAAQSYAAACLASDEAVFLAGK
- a CDS encoding SUMF1/EgtB/PvdO family nonheme iron enzyme, with amino-acid sequence MRFFGCYTFACLGLCLLCGAASAAERGSGGMTAPASPAPQKWAVIIGVGNYDDVTISDLPSAVNDARALRDRLVAMEQGFPAANVLLLTDGEDDMHAPTRENMMKFLSSTLSMPGEDDTVLVYFAGHGVMADDQLYLLLRDATTEDVAFSGFAFAELKALLENVPAKKKILILDACHAGAGRGLGDKLSKEALAEIESASSGTVTLTSCGEQEQSYDMSETGHGAFTYFLLEALTGKADKDADNLISAHEAAYYTWEQTRRWAADQGFQQTPQRTESVSGEIILARPYTPAADASSARIEQPTPQPPSAIGVPFLEEWPVLRGAAEWLRQVPSEALTAAIAGLAFLGSATVWVWRSRRRRAFAKAYGASAPYEEEVLPPPPPPPLMEGGLQVVVNVPEARVKINGKLAGATRLKAPLCLPNLVAGEYLVEVDAPGRQPQAQRVNIPPKTWVNAGFILRTVGDTPKPSKRAPRRKKRRRWPGYAAATVVALLLGAAGYVGWNEMQRAQIQSRELPPMDLDAEPRTGLTRTLDLGNGVTLELAGISAGRFVMGSPEDEEQRVVAETQHQVTLTDSFWMGKYEVTQAQWERVMGANPSFFKGDRKQPVETVSWEDCQEFLRRLNGRVSGAFFRLPTEAEWEFACRAGTSTPFHFGETVSTDQANYNGHATYGRGRKGEYRRKTTPAGAFPANAWGLCDMHGNVWEWCQDWYGEYPESSVTDPHGARGGEHRVVRGGCCADGPAACRSANRNRGLPTDRKANVGFRVVAVSAR